The Desulfobacterales bacterium genome window below encodes:
- a CDS encoding ABC-ATPase domain-containing protein — protein MFAIVFADGLEKSFDLRQQSKTGDVPDKQDHLDESCQLLLSHFDLDKINLPVFTHNTCIHYNSGVFSNQGENILKALLKILEDLHRAPFGKIKGKLRLGIDFSFDDFTLRFERIQGSPGADPASIIRIAVGKSVAGFHDALISSPARRLALSDFLIRRFREGIILFAQQNRGKDGSGSFRTIELSQSVLQRGAVEISGNEVALRFVFSFPSMQGRGGGQLSFPQARIMLEEELPRIARNALLLNNYDDSTQKALEKHIECVEIWAVIQQELKAQGLVAFIADGAILPRRSGDDDRPRAHG, from the coding sequence TTGTTCGCCATTGTTTTTGCGGATGGACTCGAAAAGTCTTTCGATCTGAGGCAGCAGAGCAAGACAGGAGATGTACCTGACAAACAAGATCATCTCGACGAGTCCTGTCAACTTCTTCTGAGTCATTTCGATTTAGATAAAATAAATTTGCCGGTGTTTACACATAACACCTGCATACATTACAATTCTGGTGTGTTCAGCAACCAAGGAGAGAACATCTTGAAAGCACTACTTAAAATCCTAGAAGACCTGCATAGAGCACCATTCGGTAAAATAAAAGGAAAACTGCGGCTAGGCATAGATTTCAGCTTTGATGATTTTACGCTTCGATTTGAACGTATTCAGGGGAGTCCTGGTGCAGATCCCGCTTCTATCATTCGCATTGCTGTTGGAAAAAGTGTGGCCGGTTTCCATGATGCTTTGATATCGTCACCGGCCCGCCGACTTGCCCTTTCAGATTTCCTAATTCGCAGATTCAGGGAAGGCATAATTCTTTTTGCTCAGCAGAACAGAGGTAAAGACGGCAGTGGTTCTTTCCGTACTATAGAACTTAGTCAATCTGTTTTGCAGAGGGGGGCGGTTGAGATTTCCGGCAATGAAGTCGCTTTGCGGTTTGTTTTTAGTTTTCCTTCTATGCAGGGCAGGGGTGGGGGACAATTGAGTTTTCCGCAGGCCAGGATCATGTTGGAGGAGGAATTGCCGAGGATCGCCAGGAATGCTCTCTTGCTCAACAATTATGATGACTCCACCCAAAAGGCTCTGGAAAAACATATTGAGTGTGTTGAGATTTGGGCTGTCATTCAGCAGGAATTGAAAGCCCAGGGGCTTGTCGCTTTCATTGCAGACGGGGCTATTCTGCCTAGGCGCAGTGGCGATGACGACAGGCCAAGGGCACATGGCT